A genome region from Clostridium pasteurianum includes the following:
- a CDS encoding tRNA dihydrouridine synthase: protein MNYYLAPMEGITGYVYRNCYKKFFDNIDKYFTPFIVPNKSVSLKTKELRDLLPENNKGINVVPQILTNDSEGFIATCTKLQQLGYNEVNLNLGCPSGTVVSKNRGSGFLAKREELDVFLNDIFKINHMKISIKTRIGKDGPEEFYELIKIFNKYPVEELIIHPRTQKDFYKNKPNLDVFKDALALSTNSVCYNGDIFTVNDYDKLIKTFPELKKVMIGRGILANPGLVNSIKNNTNIDKKVLKVFHDEILNAYIEVYNENRNAMLRMKELWGYMIYIFSDNKKYAKKIKKAQNLNNYNAAVSSLFSECEIIDGAGLFYNELDK, encoded by the coding sequence ATGAACTATTATTTAGCACCAATGGAAGGCATTACGGGATATGTGTATAGGAATTGCTATAAGAAATTTTTTGACAATATTGATAAATACTTTACACCTTTCATTGTGCCAAACAAAAGTGTAAGCCTTAAAACTAAAGAATTAAGAGATCTTTTGCCCGAGAACAACAAAGGAATAAACGTGGTGCCTCAAATACTTACTAACGATTCGGAAGGCTTTATTGCTACTTGTACAAAATTGCAGCAATTAGGTTATAATGAGGTTAATTTAAATCTAGGATGTCCTTCTGGAACTGTTGTTTCGAAAAATAGGGGCTCAGGGTTTTTAGCAAAGAGAGAGGAACTGGACGTATTTTTAAATGATATATTTAAAATAAATCATATGAAAATTTCTATAAAAACTAGAATAGGAAAAGATGGTCCCGAGGAATTTTATGAATTAATAAAGATTTTCAATAAATATCCTGTAGAGGAATTGATTATTCACCCTAGAACACAAAAAGATTTTTATAAAAACAAACCTAATTTAGACGTATTTAAAGATGCATTAGCGTTAAGTACTAATTCGGTATGCTATAATGGCGATATTTTCACTGTTAATGATTATGATAAATTAATAAAAACTTTTCCAGAACTAAAAAAGGTTATGATTGGAAGAGGCATATTAGCTAATCCTGGGTTAGTAAATTCTATAAAAAATAATACAAATATAGATAAAAAAGTATTAAAAGTTTTTCATGATGAGATTTTAAATGCATATATAGAAGTATATAATGAAAATAGAAATGCAATGCTTAGAATGAAAGAACTGTGGGGATATATGATTTACATATTTTCTGATAATAAAAAGTATGCTAAAAAAATTAAGAAGGCACAAAATTTAAATAATTATAATGCTGCTGTTTCAAGCCTATTTAGCGAATGTGAGATTATAGATGGCGCAGGATTGTTTTATAATGAATTAGATAAATAA
- the proC gene encoding pyrroline-5-carboxylate reductase produces the protein MLDKKIAFIGGGNMAEGIIGGIISDESFEPKNVIVYDILDERKKYLSSTYGIATAENAVSVVKEADIVVIAVLPQDVKKASEDIKDKISENAIIISICAGINIDKLQNIFGEKHKIVRIIPNTMIEAKHGYSAASLNGKITDSDKKVIETILNSIGKTMFIDEKFINAFTAYSCAGPAYVMYFISALIDAGVESGLSRKDSTAIALENLIASALTIEKTGKHPYEVTDRMNSPAGITISATHVFFETGFHGIVMSAVKKALERTNELGKSIS, from the coding sequence ATGTTAGATAAGAAGATTGCTTTTATTGGAGGAGGAAATATGGCAGAGGGCATCATTGGAGGGATTATATCCGATGAAAGTTTTGAGCCTAAAAATGTTATAGTTTATGATATACTAGATGAGAGAAAAAAATATCTTAGCAGCACATATGGAATTGCTACTGCAGAGAATGCAGTGTCTGTTGTTAAAGAAGCGGATATTGTTGTGATTGCAGTACTTCCACAGGATGTTAAAAAGGCTTCAGAAGATATAAAAGATAAAATATCTGAAAATGCTATTATTATATCTATATGTGCAGGAATAAATATAGATAAGCTTCAAAATATATTTGGAGAAAAGCATAAGATTGTGCGCATTATACCTAATACTATGATTGAAGCAAAACATGGCTATAGTGCTGCAAGTTTAAATGGAAAAATTACAGATAGTGATAAGAAAGTTATTGAAACAATTCTAAACAGCATTGGAAAGACTATGTTTATTGATGAAAAATTTATTAATGCATTTACAGCATATAGCTGTGCAGGGCCTGCTTATGTTATGTATTTTATTTCAGCATTAATTGATGCAGGTGTAGAATCAGGACTTTCACGTAAGGATTCAACGGCAATAGCATTAGAAAATTTGATTGCATCTGCACTAACCATTGAAAAAACAGGAAAGCATCCTTATGAAGTTACGGATAGAATGAATTCACCAGCTGGAATTACAATCAGTGCAACTCATGTGTTTTTTGAAACCGGATTTCATGGAATTGTTATGTCTGCTGTAAAAAAAGCTTTAGAAAGAACAAACGAATTAGGAAAGTCTATATCTTAG
- a CDS encoding L-2-amino-thiazoline-4-carboxylic acid hydrolase: MGENYNVSCSIEHHAVLFAFFAKYTIERFQENGKDIIYKCVENYGRERGKRMAERTISNGDSLDFVNSQAYGEWTDEKGKMKFGVSATEPEYVTNVTKCEWCASWKKHKLLDYGKYYCINIDSALFNGYNEKFNMKATSNLSFGADHCEFHWGNAMTNEDAAKLAKKKEELGSSCIRNFNFHTAHLLHSMSKTLKNELGLEAKPIVDRVLEKYVETFGEEYLYVLQGQYEEE; the protein is encoded by the coding sequence ATGGGTGAAAATTATAATGTTAGTTGCTCTATTGAGCATCATGCAGTACTATTTGCATTCTTTGCAAAGTACACTATAGAAAGATTTCAGGAAAATGGCAAAGATATAATTTATAAGTGCGTTGAAAACTATGGACGTGAACGTGGAAAAAGAATGGCAGAAAGAACAATTTCAAATGGTGATTCTTTAGATTTTGTAAATAGTCAGGCTTATGGTGAGTGGACTGACGAAAAGGGAAAAATGAAATTTGGAGTTTCTGCAACTGAACCTGAGTATGTGACTAATGTTACAAAATGTGAATGGTGTGCAAGCTGGAAGAAGCATAAGCTTTTGGATTATGGAAAATATTATTGCATTAATATAGATTCGGCTCTTTTTAATGGTTATAATGAAAAATTTAACATGAAGGCAACAAGTAATCTTAGCTTTGGGGCAGATCATTGTGAATTCCATTGGGGAAATGCCATGACTAATGAGGATGCTGCAAAGCTTGCTAAGAAGAAGGAAGAATTAGGCAGCAGCTGTATTAGAAATTTTAATTTTCATACAGCACATCTTTTACATTCAATGAGTAAAACTTTAAAAAATGAACTTGGCTTAGAAGCAAAACCAATTGTTGATAGAGTATTAGAAAAATATGTTGAAACATTTGGAGAAGAATATTTATATGTATTACAGGGACAGTATGAAGAGGAATAA
- a CDS encoding L-2-amino-thiazoline-4-carboxylic acid hydrolase — translation MAFENNKPSIVNPAVNGMRDVSARRAATISNMIDEAKKRGLDDTFAREAIAKYGADNGKELYDSMKDPSDFKEFASSFGVDHNKDIYEMETVEKTDEKLSIDFHYCPYVTEWSRQGKTAEEISKLCEITMEGDHAFAKQFDNLEFKLDGTIADGLPVCRLRFKKK, via the coding sequence ATGGCATTTGAAAATAATAAACCATCGATTGTGAATCCAGCAGTTAACGGAATGAGAGATGTTAGTGCAAGAAGAGCCGCTACAATAAGTAATATGATAGATGAGGCAAAAAAACGTGGACTTGATGATACATTTGCGCGTGAAGCAATTGCAAAATATGGTGCAGACAATGGAAAAGAACTGTATGACAGCATGAAGGATCCATCGGATTTTAAAGAGTTTGCATCAAGTTTTGGAGTAGATCACAATAAAGACATATATGAAATGGAAACAGTAGAAAAAACTGATGAAAAGTTATCGATTGATTTTCATTACTGCCCGTATGTAACAGAATGGTCAAGGCAGGGAAAGACAGCTGAAGAAATTTCTAAATTGTGTGAAATTACTATGGAGGGCGATCACGCATTTGCTAAACAATTTGATAATTTGGAATTTAAATTAGATGGAACTATTGCGGATGGACTGCCGGTTTGCAGATTAAGATTTAAAAAGAAATAA
- a CDS encoding transporter substrate-binding domain-containing protein — translation MKKKFLALVLVSGILLGAVGCSSKSSTASSSKVKVIKVAGVNDAKPFTYIDENGNLSGYDGDVLQALNKKLPQYKFEYSGMDQGAMLLGVQTGKYDLGTCHLYKNADREQKFLFPDEPFGLSDLKLVVKKGRTDINTLDDMVGKKLVPIPANDARYTIVQEYNKEHPDKQVKLETIDSLNAADTFKMVASGQYDAAIYPAPAYEPVEKELNLDIKLAGTVTKVPTYFVLNKKDTQLKKDIDKALKELKADGTLSKLSVKWYGEDVYKK, via the coding sequence ATGAAGAAAAAATTTTTGGCATTGGTTCTAGTATCAGGAATATTACTAGGAGCAGTTGGATGCTCAAGTAAAAGCAGTACGGCATCAAGCAGCAAAGTTAAAGTAATAAAAGTAGCAGGAGTAAATGATGCAAAACCATTTACATACATTGATGAAAATGGAAATCTTTCTGGATATGATGGTGATGTTCTTCAGGCATTAAACAAGAAACTTCCACAGTACAAATTTGAATATAGTGGGATGGATCAGGGGGCAATGTTACTTGGAGTTCAAACAGGAAAATATGATTTAGGAACATGCCATTTGTATAAAAATGCAGATCGTGAACAAAAATTTCTTTTCCCAGATGAGCCATTTGGATTAAGTGATTTAAAATTAGTTGTTAAAAAAGGACGTACTGATATTAATACTTTAGATGATATGGTAGGCAAGAAGTTAGTTCCAATTCCAGCAAATGATGCAAGATACACTATAGTACAGGAATATAATAAAGAACATCCAGATAAACAGGTTAAACTTGAAACTATCGACTCTTTAAATGCAGCTGATACATTTAAAATGGTAGCATCAGGACAATATGATGCAGCGATATACCCAGCTCCAGCTTATGAGCCAGTTGAGAAAGAATTGAATCTAGATATAAAGCTAGCTGGAACAGTTACTAAAGTACCAACATATTTTGTCTTAAATAAAAAGGATACTCAACTTAAGAAAGATATAGATAAGGCTCTTAAAGAATTAAAGGCTGATGGAACTTTATCAAAGTTATCAGTAAAATGGTATGGCGAAGACGTTTATAAAAAGTAA
- a CDS encoding amino acid ABC transporter permease, giving the protein MLFDTKFAMDSFPKILAGVPMTLFITIFAIMIGLVVGLVISIVKIKKVPVLSQIAGIYISFVRGTPILVQLYVVFYGIPELLTYINRSGIHVSQKGIPNLAISLIAFTLNASAYLSENIRSALNSVDKGQYEAAYSVGMTELQCLKRIVIPQALVVAVPNFSNVFLEITKDTSLAFTVMVTEIMAKASIQASNGYKYLEVYVDAAIIYFIVCFIFGKLFDFVENRLKKYKTVIA; this is encoded by the coding sequence ATGCTTTTTGATACTAAATTTGCAATGGACTCATTTCCTAAGATTTTAGCAGGAGTTCCTATGACACTATTTATCACAATATTCGCAATAATGATTGGCTTGGTTGTTGGACTTGTAATATCAATTGTAAAAATAAAAAAAGTTCCAGTTTTAAGTCAAATAGCGGGAATATATATATCTTTTGTTAGGGGAACACCGATACTTGTACAGTTATATGTTGTTTTTTATGGAATCCCAGAATTACTTACTTATATTAATAGAAGTGGTATACATGTGTCCCAGAAGGGAATTCCTAATTTAGCAATATCCTTAATAGCATTTACCTTAAATGCATCAGCATATTTATCGGAAAATATAAGATCAGCATTAAATTCTGTAGATAAAGGTCAGTATGAGGCTGCATATTCAGTTGGAATGACAGAACTTCAATGCTTGAAGAGGATTGTAATACCTCAAGCATTAGTAGTAGCTGTGCCTAATTTTAGTAATGTTTTTTTAGAAATAACAAAAGATACATCTCTGGCATTTACGGTTATGGTAACAGAAATAATGGCAAAAGCATCAATACAGGCATCTAATGGATACAAATATTTAGAAGTTTATGTAGATGCGGCAATAATATATTTTATTGTTTGTTTTATTTTTGGAAAATTATTTGACTTTGTTGAAAATCGACTTAAAAAATATAAAACAGTTATTGCTTGA
- a CDS encoding amino acid ABC transporter permease: protein MNNKIFDITYVFHSIPIILQTLPLTLYIMIISLILGFILGLIVTTMKLSKSRIIKIIANAYTAFIRGTPPLLQLLLIYYGLPPVLSLIGIDINNIDKSIFAVIAFALNSAAFMSEVMRSAYLAVDKGQCEAALSVGMTNFQMVRRIVFPQAFAIAVPSFGNITISLLKETSYVFAIGVIDILGKAKLIGSYGYGVRQLEAFIAVALIYWAVSILIEKSIKLYEYMHNNKFHKKVARGDF from the coding sequence ATGAATAATAAAATATTTGATATTACATATGTATTTCATTCAATCCCCATTATTTTACAAACATTGCCGTTAACACTTTATATTATGATAATATCATTAATTTTGGGATTTATTCTTGGATTAATAGTTACAACAATGAAATTAAGTAAAAGCAGAATAATTAAGATCATAGCTAATGCTTACACTGCATTTATTAGGGGAACACCACCGCTGCTTCAACTTCTCTTGATCTATTATGGACTTCCTCCAGTATTGTCTTTGATTGGTATAGATATAAATAATATAGACAAGTCCATTTTTGCTGTAATAGCATTTGCGTTAAATAGTGCTGCATTTATGTCAGAAGTTATGAGATCTGCTTATTTAGCTGTGGATAAAGGTCAATGTGAAGCGGCATTAAGTGTTGGAATGACAAATTTTCAGATGGTTAGAAGGATTGTTTTTCCACAGGCATTTGCAATTGCTGTGCCAAGCTTTGGAAATATAACTATAAGTCTTTTAAAGGAAACTTCTTATGTATTTGCCATAGGAGTTATTGATATTCTTGGTAAGGCAAAACTTATTGGATCATATGGTTATGGGGTAAGACAATTAGAAGCATTTATTGCAGTTGCATTAATATATTGGGCAGTAAGTATTTTAATTGAAAAGAGTATTAAGTTATACGAATATATGCATAATAATAAATTTCACAAAAAAGTGGCTAGAGGTGATTTTTAA
- a CDS encoding amino acid ABC transporter ATP-binding protein: MIEVKNIHKSFGKNEVLKGASIKVEKGEVVVILGPSGSGKTTLLRCINFLEKADDGELTLADIKVNFKNAKKNEILRVRRKTAMVFQSYNLFQNKTAVQNVMEGLVVARKVSKSEAEETSKKLLDKVGLKGKYDFYPVQLSGGQQQRVGIARALALNPEVILFDEPTSALDPELVGEVLSVMKQVAEEGITMIVVTHEMSFAHDIANKVIFMEDGIVVEEGTPAEIFTKPKEERTKQFLKRILH; the protein is encoded by the coding sequence ATGATTGAGGTTAAGAATATTCATAAATCTTTTGGTAAAAATGAGGTACTAAAAGGAGCCAGTATAAAAGTAGAGAAGGGCGAAGTTGTTGTAATTTTAGGTCCAAGTGGATCAGGAAAAACTACACTGCTTAGATGCATTAACTTTTTAGAAAAAGCAGATGATGGAGAATTAACTCTAGCGGATATAAAGGTTAATTTTAAAAATGCTAAAAAAAATGAAATATTAAGAGTAAGAAGGAAAACAGCTATGGTTTTTCAATCTTATAACCTTTTTCAGAATAAAACTGCAGTTCAAAATGTAATGGAAGGATTAGTTGTTGCAAGAAAAGTGTCTAAAAGTGAGGCAGAAGAAACTAGCAAAAAACTTTTAGATAAGGTTGGTCTTAAGGGCAAATATGATTTTTATCCAGTTCAACTTTCAGGTGGACAACAACAGCGCGTTGGTATTGCTAGAGCATTAGCACTTAATCCTGAAGTTATATTGTTTGATGAACCAACTTCTGCTTTAGATCCAGAGCTTGTTGGTGAAGTACTTTCAGTTATGAAACAAGTTGCGGAGGAAGGAATAACTATGATAGTTGTTACACATGAAATGTCTTTTGCACATGATATAGCAAATAAAGTCATTTTTATGGAAGATGGAATTGTAGTTGAAGAAGGCACTCCAGCAGAAATATTTACGAAACCTAAAGAGGAAAGAACAAAACAGTTTTTAAAGCGAATACTACATTAA
- the fsa gene encoding fructose-6-phosphate aldolase, whose protein sequence is MKFFLDTANVNEIREINDMGVICGVTTNPSLIAREGRDFKETVEEIASIVDGPISGEVSADISDDAEKMIAEAREIAKIHKNMVVKIPMTAAGLKTVNVISKEGIKTNVTLIFSAAQALLAANAGANYVSPFLGRLDDISMEGMQLVRDIAEIFKIYSIKTEIIAASVRGPMHVIEAAKAGSDIATVPYKVIMQMIKHPLTDQGIEKFKEDSQKAFNK, encoded by the coding sequence ATGAAGTTTTTTTTAGATACAGCAAATGTAAATGAAATAAGAGAAATAAATGATATGGGTGTAATATGTGGGGTTACAACTAATCCATCGCTCATTGCAAGGGAAGGAAGAGATTTTAAAGAAACAGTAGAGGAAATAGCTTCTATTGTGGATGGACCTATAAGTGGAGAGGTAAGTGCTGATATAAGTGATGATGCCGAAAAGATGATTGCAGAGGCGAGAGAAATAGCAAAAATCCACAAAAACATGGTTGTAAAAATACCTATGACAGCGGCAGGTCTTAAAACTGTAAATGTTATCTCAAAAGAAGGGATAAAAACAAATGTAACTCTTATATTTTCAGCAGCGCAGGCACTTCTTGCAGCAAACGCAGGAGCTAATTATGTAAGTCCATTTTTGGGAAGATTAGATGACATATCGATGGAAGGAATGCAGCTTGTACGTGATATTGCAGAAATATTTAAGATATACAGTATAAAGACGGAAATAATTGCGGCAAGCGTAAGAGGACCAATGCATGTTATTGAGGCAGCTAAAGCCGGCTCAGACATAGCAACAGTACCTTATAAGGTTATTATGCAGATGATAAAACATCCGTTAACTGACCAAGGAATAGAAAAATTCAAGGAGGATTCACAAAAAGCCTTCAATAAATAG
- a CDS encoding DUF4317 domain-containing protein, whose product MRKKDILELKKRLKKNECTFTKMCGCYVNSEKNIILKLNETFLNLEEEEFFKYLEIAKKTLSGTVGNNLLELNFPLDEEKEGGRQYSLMSLKMSQLKDESMLDSFYKLIIDNYEYAGNFLILVFHDAYDVMTKTTDNAKLDESEEVYEYILCAVCPVTLAKPALGYIEDENRIGARIRDWIVGSPDLGFTFPAFIDRSADIDSVIYYTKNAKDPHPEFMEEVLGCSSKKTATEQKETFHAIVHEAVGNDEEKAEHLFGEIQETISNAVDEHSAMSDDDNEPLNLTNDNIQDILAESGIPEEVTTKIQKSYTEEFGDTPPNAEHLIDKKVIAANKQRNKEIRLQKKVAALEEELQKSKQNDVLEPEKESALEVENDSTVEINSDSALDQTSDSETESMEDSTTTEESTAPNYDVVVHVKPEKVDQIKSQIIDGKKCIVIPIDDNEQANVNGVSTSL is encoded by the coding sequence ATGAGAAAGAAAGATATATTAGAATTAAAAAAACGTCTAAAGAAAAACGAGTGTACATTTACAAAAATGTGCGGTTGCTATGTAAATTCAGAAAAAAATATTATATTAAAACTTAATGAAACTTTTTTAAATCTAGAAGAAGAAGAGTTCTTTAAATATTTAGAGATTGCAAAAAAAACATTATCAGGAACAGTAGGAAATAACCTTCTAGAACTTAACTTTCCCCTTGATGAAGAAAAGGAAGGCGGCAGACAATATTCATTAATGTCATTAAAAATGAGTCAATTAAAAGATGAATCAATGCTGGACAGTTTCTATAAATTAATTATAGATAACTATGAATATGCAGGTAATTTTTTAATCCTTGTTTTTCACGATGCCTATGACGTCATGACAAAAACTACTGATAACGCAAAATTAGATGAATCTGAAGAAGTATATGAATACATTTTATGTGCAGTGTGTCCAGTAACACTTGCAAAGCCAGCTCTTGGATACATTGAAGATGAAAATAGAATCGGAGCACGTATTAGGGATTGGATAGTTGGTTCACCTGATCTTGGATTTACTTTTCCAGCCTTTATAGACCGAAGTGCGGATATTGATTCTGTCATATACTATACAAAAAATGCAAAAGACCCACATCCAGAATTTATGGAAGAGGTTTTAGGCTGCAGTTCAAAAAAGACTGCGACAGAACAAAAAGAAACATTCCATGCCATTGTTCATGAAGCTGTTGGAAATGATGAAGAAAAAGCTGAGCATTTATTTGGAGAAATTCAAGAAACTATAAGCAACGCGGTAGATGAACACAGTGCTATGAGTGATGATGATAATGAGCCTTTAAATTTAACTAATGATAATATTCAAGACATCCTAGCTGAAAGTGGAATTCCGGAAGAAGTAACTACGAAAATACAAAAATCATACACAGAAGAATTTGGTGATACCCCTCCAAATGCTGAACATCTAATTGATAAAAAAGTCATTGCTGCAAACAAACAGCGTAATAAAGAAATAAGACTTCAAAAGAAAGTAGCAGCACTGGAAGAAGAACTCCAGAAAAGCAAGCAAAATGATGTACTAGAACCAGAAAAAGAATCAGCTCTAGAAGTAGAAAATGATTCTACAGTAGAAATAAATTCTGATTCTGCTTTAGATCAAACTTCTGACTCTGAAACAGAATCCATGGAAGATAGTACTACAACTGAGGAATCTACTGCTCCAAACTATGATGTTGTAGTTCATGTAAAACCTGAGAAAGTAGATCAGATAAAGTCTCAAATAATTGACGGAAAGAAATGTATTGTTATTCCTATTGATGATAATGAACAAGCTAATGTAAATGGTGTTAGCACTTCACTTTAA
- a CDS encoding methyl-accepting chemotaxis protein: MEKLKKIFNIKEVNSILKNTLFIGILILVALSIFEGVTFQEFEKIIKAYNSNLIMIPVCLAMNIILSLIVFVAVSKIIKNISNKLSNRFQGLQKGNFSFTLSDDEAKSLGTFAEPIQSLLDEFHGIIEGTYGLSKPIIQYSDDINSSANEATKIVEALSETIEEIANGATEQASEAQTGAALVENLSKQIDVVFNSCSYAINESEIIDKLNKECFETTNILNMKSSEYDVSSQRIFASIEDLINALNKIGLFAESITNIAEQTNLLALNASIEAARAGEQGKGFSVVADEVRKLAEQSRQSVEEINSLLNNIKQSTKNTTEDMNLMKAISIQQKEAVSATNISLDKISKSIDSIVTKINNVNNAVIQINNDKDSVISEIGSISAVTEQTAASTEELASTTQTQLDIFEKMRNTADKLNSCTKEMNDTLKKLNL, encoded by the coding sequence ATGGAAAAACTAAAAAAAATATTTAATATTAAAGAGGTAAATTCTATTTTAAAAAATACTTTATTTATAGGCATACTCATATTGGTGGCATTATCCATCTTTGAAGGAGTTACATTCCAAGAATTTGAAAAGATTATAAAAGCATATAATTCAAATCTTATAATGATACCAGTATGCTTAGCTATGAATATAATATTAAGTTTAATAGTTTTTGTTGCTGTATCAAAAATTATTAAAAATATAAGTAATAAATTATCTAATAGATTCCAAGGTCTCCAAAAAGGAAACTTTTCTTTTACTCTAAGTGATGATGAAGCTAAAAGTCTAGGAACGTTTGCAGAGCCAATACAATCTTTATTAGACGAATTCCATGGAATTATAGAGGGTACCTATGGTTTAAGTAAACCAATTATACAATATTCTGATGATATTAATTCTTCTGCAAATGAGGCTACAAAAATAGTTGAAGCTCTATCTGAAACAATAGAAGAAATTGCTAATGGAGCAACAGAGCAAGCATCCGAAGCTCAGACGGGAGCTGCTTTAGTTGAAAACTTATCCAAACAGATTGATGTTGTATTTAATAGCTGTAGTTATGCTATCAATGAGAGTGAAATTATTGATAAATTAAATAAAGAATGTTTTGAAACAACAAATATTCTTAATATGAAATCTTCTGAATACGATGTTTCATCTCAAAGAATATTTGCTTCAATTGAAGACCTAATAAATGCATTAAATAAAATAGGCTTATTTGCTGAATCTATAACAAATATCGCTGAGCAAACAAATCTTCTTGCACTTAATGCAAGCATAGAAGCTGCTCGTGCAGGTGAGCAAGGAAAAGGTTTTTCAGTAGTCGCTGATGAAGTTAGAAAATTGGCAGAACAAAGCAGGCAATCTGTAGAAGAAATTAATAGTTTATTGAACAATATTAAGCAAAGTACAAAAAATACAACTGAGGATATGAATTTAATGAAAGCTATTTCTATACAGCAAAAGGAAGCTGTAAGTGCAACTAATATCTCCTTAGATAAAATATCCAAAAGCATTGATTCAATCGTAACTAAAATCAATAATGTTAATAACGCTGTAATACAAATTAATAATGATAAGGATTCTGTAATATCTGAAATAGGAAGTATTTCCGCTGTAACAGAACAAACAGCTGCATCTACTGAAGAACTAGCATCAACAACTCAAACTCAATTAGATATTTTTGAAAAAATGAGAAACACTGCTGATAAGCTTAATAGCTGCACAAAAGAAATGAATGATACATTAAAGAAACTAAATTTATAA
- a CDS encoding IS110 family transposase — protein MISVGIDVSKNKSTVCIRKLYGEILEKPFEVKHTLEELKKLADKIISFDEESKVILEATGHYHIPVVSYLQERGIWVSVVNPMLMKKYASISIRKGKTDKLDSKTISKFGLDNWHELSNYKIEEDIYYELKALSREYFQFMSLRIKLKVILSNLLDETMPGIAGLLASNSPNFAKDKLSDFVQKYWHYDNIIKLSQNKFTENYKKWTKKEGYQFSENKAHEIYILAKNSITTMPSKMSSTKMIILETIKGIHSTGITLNKILSRMKELAKLLPEYDVVLNMNGVGERLAPRIIAEIGDVRKYYSAKALVAYSGIDAPPYQSGNFNGNNRKISKRGSRYLRKTGYEIMKSIKCRVPTKDTAVYDYIIKKESEGKAKKQAKIAGLNKFLRIYYARVSEILKN, from the coding sequence ATGATTAGTGTTGGCATAGACGTTTCAAAAAACAAAAGTACAGTTTGTATTCGCAAATTATATGGTGAAATTTTAGAGAAACCTTTTGAAGTTAAACATACTTTAGAAGAACTAAAAAAGCTGGCTGATAAGATTATAAGTTTTGACGAAGAAAGTAAAGTAATTTTGGAAGCAACAGGACATTATCATATTCCAGTAGTATCTTATCTACAGGAAAGAGGAATTTGGGTTTCTGTTGTTAATCCCATGCTTATGAAAAAGTATGCAAGTATATCTATTAGAAAAGGTAAAACAGATAAATTAGACTCAAAAACAATCTCGAAATTTGGCTTAGACAATTGGCATGAACTAAGTAATTATAAAATAGAAGAAGATATATATTATGAACTTAAAGCTCTTTCAAGAGAATATTTTCAGTTTATGTCCTTAAGAATAAAACTTAAAGTAATTCTTTCAAACCTTTTAGATGAAACAATGCCAGGAATTGCAGGACTTCTAGCTTCAAATTCACCTAACTTTGCAAAAGATAAGTTATCAGATTTTGTTCAAAAATACTGGCATTATGACAATATTATTAAATTAAGCCAAAATAAATTTACTGAAAACTATAAGAAGTGGACAAAAAAAGAAGGATACCAATTTAGCGAGAATAAAGCTCATGAAATATATATTCTCGCTAAAAATAGTATCACAACTATGCCTTCTAAGATGTCAAGTACAAAAATGATCATCTTAGAAACTATAAAGGGCATCCATTCGACTGGAATAACCTTAAATAAAATATTATCACGAATGAAGGAACTTGCCAAGCTATTACCAGAATATGATGTTGTTTTGAATATGAACGGTGTAGGAGAAAGACTGGCACCAAGAATTATTGCGGAAATAGGTGATGTAAGAAAGTATTACAGTGCAAAGGCTCTTGTGGCTTATTCAGGAATAGATGCACCACCTTATCAATCGGGAAACTTTAATGGAAACAACCGAAAAATATCAAAACGAGGATCTCGATATCTTAGAAAAACAGGTTATGAGATAATGAAAAGCATAAAATGTAGAGTCCCCACTAAAGATACAGCAGTGTATGACTATATAATAAAAAAAGAATCAGAGGGTAAGGCAAAGAAGCAGGCTAAAATAGCAGGATTAAATAAATTTTTGAGAATATATTATGCTAGAGTTTCAGAAATTTTGAAAAACTAA